A region from the Cryptosporangium arvum DSM 44712 genome encodes:
- a CDS encoding LysR family transcriptional regulator: MSLDIGPLRSFVAIDDCGGFQRAARSLQLSQSAISQHVRRLEAAVDRPLVVRHGRGSRFTPDGERLLTHARRILAVHDEALHAFGVEAERVLVIGSTEHAATQLLPCLSGALGASTRFRIDRGTRLRAALAAGAIDLALLLGPADEPRSVPVGELELTWYAAPTWTPPAPGRPIPLAAFDDPCALRTRALETLAEAGVPAVISAESAQLAGVHATVGAGLGVALLATLGQTPEGLAPRFDLPQARPIPLHLGFRPGLAAELVRAAASAVARLIDVDVLAKGA; encoded by the coding sequence ATGAGCCTGGACATCGGGCCGTTGCGCAGTTTCGTCGCGATCGACGACTGCGGCGGTTTCCAGCGGGCCGCGCGGTCGCTCCAGCTGAGCCAGAGCGCGATCAGCCAGCACGTCCGCCGGCTGGAGGCGGCGGTCGACCGGCCGCTCGTCGTGCGCCACGGGCGCGGCTCGCGGTTCACGCCCGACGGTGAGCGGCTGCTGACCCACGCCCGGCGGATCCTCGCCGTGCACGACGAGGCCCTGCACGCGTTCGGCGTCGAGGCGGAACGGGTCCTGGTGATCGGGTCCACCGAACACGCGGCCACCCAGCTGCTCCCGTGCCTGAGCGGGGCGTTGGGCGCGAGCACCCGGTTCCGGATCGACCGGGGCACCCGGCTGCGTGCCGCGCTGGCGGCCGGGGCGATCGACCTCGCGCTGCTGCTGGGCCCGGCCGACGAACCCCGCTCGGTGCCGGTCGGCGAGCTGGAGCTCACCTGGTACGCCGCCCCCACCTGGACGCCGCCCGCGCCCGGCCGGCCGATTCCCCTGGCCGCGTTCGACGACCCCTGCGCGCTGCGCACCCGTGCGCTCGAGACGCTCGCCGAGGCCGGGGTGCCGGCCGTGATCAGCGCCGAGTCCGCGCAGCTGGCCGGGGTGCACGCCACGGTCGGCGCCGGCCTGGGCGTGGCACTGCTGGCCACGCTCGGTCAGACCCCGGAAGGTCTCGCGCCGCGTTTCGACCTCCCGCAGGCGCGGCCGATCCCGCTGCACCTCGGGTTCCGGCCGGGCCTCGCAGCCGAGCTCGTGCGAGCGGCCGCGAGCGCGGTCGCGCGCCTGATCGACGTCGACGTTCTCGCGAAAGGTGCCTGA
- a CDS encoding ABC transporter ATP-binding protein, with protein MTALAVRDLHIRDLVGDREIVRGVSFELTPGRVVGIVGESGSGKTLTCRAALGILPEHFVVSAGSIEIGGRDIAGLSDAEWTGLRGSTISAVFQDPASYLNPSMKVGAQIAEVVRVKKRASRRDARRRAVELLDAVHLRNPALVFEQYPYELSGGMLQRVLIAAAIAADPAVLIADEATTALDVIVQAEILDLLADLRERTGLALLVVSHDLAVIAQLCDEVLVLRDGEVVERGTTADVLHDPRHEYTRLLISEHEQYGLDKYLEAVDV; from the coding sequence ATGACCGCTCTCGCCGTACGTGACCTGCACATCCGCGACCTGGTCGGAGACCGCGAGATCGTCCGGGGCGTCTCGTTCGAGCTCACGCCCGGCCGGGTCGTCGGCATCGTCGGCGAGTCCGGCAGCGGCAAGACGCTGACGTGCCGGGCGGCGCTGGGCATCCTGCCCGAACACTTCGTCGTCTCCGCGGGGTCGATCGAGATCGGCGGACGGGACATCGCCGGGTTGTCGGACGCCGAGTGGACAGGTCTGCGTGGTTCGACGATCAGCGCGGTGTTCCAGGACCCGGCGTCCTATCTCAACCCGTCGATGAAGGTCGGAGCGCAGATCGCCGAGGTGGTCCGGGTCAAGAAGCGGGCGTCGCGGCGGGACGCCCGGCGTCGCGCCGTGGAGTTGCTCGACGCCGTCCACCTGCGCAACCCCGCGCTGGTCTTCGAGCAGTACCCCTACGAGTTGTCCGGCGGCATGCTCCAGCGGGTGCTGATCGCCGCGGCGATCGCGGCCGACCCGGCCGTGCTCATCGCCGACGAGGCCACCACCGCGCTCGACGTCATCGTGCAGGCCGAGATCCTCGACCTGCTGGCCGACCTGCGTGAACGCACCGGCCTGGCGCTGCTCGTGGTGTCCCACGACCTGGCCGTGATCGCCCAGCTGTGCGACGAGGTGCTCGTGCTGCGCGACGGCGAGGTCGTCGAGCGCGGAACGACCGCCGACGTGCTGCACGACCCGCGGCACGAGTACACCCGCCTGCTGATCTCCGAACACGAGCAGTACGGCCTGGACAAGTACCTGGAGGCCGTCGATGTCTGA
- a CDS encoding ABC transporter substrate-binding protein gives MRRFTVALAALALAVSACAGNGSAASGDGTSTLRWATSYFPTHWDPVVSGSGAQFRELALVYASLTKTDEKGNAVPDLAESWKYNDTGDQVTFHLRPKLKFSDGTPVNAAAVKAAIERAKTQKNSALFGDLTSIKAVTTSGDLDVVVQLTQTDYQIPLLFGERVLQVASPAADPTALDQKPVGAGPFIVTQLTPGTKAVLKKNPEYWDAENIHIENVELVSAPDAATVVSGLQTGVYNFADITPNNAEAAKAAGLDVFVQPGFNANNISINVNKAPFTNPKVVDAVRHAINRREFVDKLGFGYGESTDQPFPTKYVAYDPQSADKYAYDPAKAKELLKGIPPIKLTLVIPSADPQAEIVQSQLAAVGITIDIKVDKNWATPFFAKDLTLSLYGTTGRDSAVQTLTAHFGPNGPLNLSSPYQPAGFEAAVAKVRQTPLEAPDYASVLQAATRAGLESKALVFTYSSPNLLAKSKSVSALPANPGHIDWTGVTIG, from the coding sequence ATGCGCCGCTTCACGGTTGCCTTAGCCGCACTGGCCCTGGCCGTGTCCGCCTGCGCCGGCAACGGATCCGCCGCCTCCGGCGACGGCACGTCCACGTTGCGGTGGGCCACGTCCTACTTCCCGACGCACTGGGACCCGGTGGTCTCCGGCAGCGGCGCCCAGTTCCGGGAACTCGCGCTGGTCTACGCGTCGCTGACCAAGACCGACGAGAAGGGCAACGCGGTACCCGACCTCGCCGAGAGCTGGAAGTACAACGACACCGGCGACCAGGTGACCTTCCACCTGCGGCCGAAGCTGAAGTTCAGCGACGGCACCCCGGTGAACGCCGCCGCGGTCAAGGCCGCGATCGAACGCGCCAAGACCCAGAAGAACTCCGCGCTCTTCGGTGACCTGACGTCGATCAAGGCGGTCACGACGAGCGGCGATCTCGACGTCGTCGTGCAGCTGACGCAGACCGACTACCAGATCCCGCTGCTCTTCGGCGAGCGGGTGCTCCAGGTGGCCAGCCCCGCGGCCGACCCCACCGCGCTCGACCAGAAGCCGGTCGGGGCCGGGCCGTTCATCGTCACCCAGCTGACCCCGGGCACCAAGGCCGTCCTGAAGAAGAACCCCGAGTACTGGGACGCCGAGAACATCCACATCGAGAACGTGGAGCTGGTGTCCGCGCCGGACGCCGCGACCGTGGTCTCGGGCCTGCAGACCGGCGTCTACAACTTCGCCGACATCACGCCGAACAACGCCGAAGCCGCCAAGGCCGCCGGTCTGGACGTGTTCGTGCAGCCGGGCTTCAACGCCAACAACATCAGCATCAACGTGAACAAGGCGCCGTTCACCAACCCCAAGGTCGTCGACGCCGTGCGCCACGCGATCAACCGGCGGGAGTTCGTCGACAAGCTCGGATTCGGCTACGGCGAGTCCACCGACCAGCCGTTCCCGACGAAGTACGTGGCCTACGACCCGCAGTCGGCCGACAAGTACGCCTACGACCCGGCCAAGGCCAAGGAGCTGCTGAAGGGCATCCCGCCGATCAAGCTCACGCTCGTCATCCCGAGCGCCGACCCGCAGGCCGAGATCGTCCAGTCGCAGCTGGCCGCGGTCGGGATCACGATCGACATCAAGGTCGACAAGAACTGGGCGACGCCGTTCTTCGCCAAGGACCTGACGCTGTCGCTCTACGGGACGACCGGGCGCGACTCGGCCGTGCAGACGCTCACCGCGCACTTCGGACCGAACGGCCCGCTTAACCTGAGCTCGCCGTACCAGCCGGCCGGGTTCGAGGCCGCGGTCGCGAAGGTCAGGCAGACGCCGCTGGAGGCACCGGACTACGCCTCGGTGCTGCAGGCCGCCACCCGCGCCGGCCTGGAGAGCAAGGCGCTGGTGTTCACGTACTCCTCGCCGAACCTGCTGGCCAAGAGCAAGTCGGTCTCGGCCCTGCCGGCCAATCCGGGGCACATCGACTGGACCGGGGTCACGATCGGATGA
- a CDS encoding LLM class flavin-dependent oxidoreductase has protein sequence MKTLKLGAILLGVGGPGQHNAWLEPDVAADASVDIRWYIARAQEAEAAKFDLVFIVDSQFITKDSPNHYLSRLEPLTLLSAVAVHTSHVGLVGTITTSYNEPFNVARRLYSLDHISGGRAGWNVVATGDAGTAGNYSRAQHFDYATRYGRALEHVRVAQGLWDSYEADAFPRDKERGVFFDPSKQHTLDHRGEHFAVVGPLNLERSPQGQPVIFQAGDSEEGRDLGASIADAIFTHAATLEQAAAFRTELRERAAAKGRDPEHVLIMPGIFPIIADTDEEARARETAILTAKSFDRALAELGRPFGWHDFGRYDLDAPFPEVDADAANSFRTQAEAITRHARENGLTLRQVVEHQLSAHRSPFVGSPRTVADEIQRWFDGGGFDGISISVNSPREFARFTGQVLPILRERGVVRSDYEASTLRGNLGLPIPANRHTAVPASAVS, from the coding sequence ATGAAGACCTTGAAGCTCGGGGCCATCCTCCTCGGCGTCGGCGGCCCTGGTCAGCACAACGCCTGGCTGGAGCCGGACGTCGCCGCCGACGCCAGCGTCGACATCCGCTGGTACATCGCCCGCGCCCAGGAGGCCGAGGCGGCGAAGTTCGACCTCGTCTTCATCGTCGACAGCCAGTTCATCACCAAGGACTCGCCGAACCACTACCTGAGCCGGCTCGAGCCGCTGACCCTGCTCTCGGCGGTGGCCGTGCACACCAGCCACGTCGGCCTGGTCGGCACGATCACGACCTCGTACAACGAGCCGTTCAACGTCGCCAGGCGCCTCTACTCGCTGGACCACATCAGCGGCGGGCGGGCCGGGTGGAACGTCGTGGCCACCGGCGACGCGGGCACGGCCGGCAACTACAGCCGCGCGCAGCACTTCGACTACGCGACCCGCTACGGCCGCGCGCTCGAACACGTGCGGGTGGCCCAGGGCCTGTGGGACTCCTACGAGGCCGACGCGTTCCCGCGCGACAAGGAACGCGGCGTGTTCTTCGATCCCTCGAAGCAGCACACGCTCGACCACCGCGGGGAGCACTTCGCGGTGGTCGGGCCGCTCAACCTCGAGCGCTCCCCGCAGGGTCAGCCGGTGATCTTCCAGGCCGGGGACTCCGAGGAGGGCCGCGACCTCGGCGCGAGCATCGCCGACGCGATCTTCACCCACGCGGCGACGCTGGAGCAGGCGGCCGCGTTCCGCACCGAGCTGCGGGAACGCGCCGCGGCGAAGGGCCGCGACCCGGAGCACGTGCTGATCATGCCGGGCATCTTCCCGATCATCGCCGACACCGACGAGGAAGCCCGCGCCCGCGAGACCGCGATCCTGACCGCGAAGTCGTTCGACCGCGCGCTGGCCGAACTCGGGCGCCCGTTCGGGTGGCACGACTTCGGCCGGTACGACCTCGACGCCCCGTTCCCCGAGGTCGACGCGGACGCGGCGAACAGCTTCCGCACGCAGGCCGAGGCGATCACCCGGCACGCCCGCGAGAACGGCCTCACGCTCCGCCAGGTCGTCGAGCACCAGCTGTCCGCCCACCGCTCCCCGTTCGTCGGCTCGCCGCGGACCGTCGCCGACGAGATCCAGCGCTGGTTCGACGGCGGGGGCTTCGACGGGATCAGCATCAGCGTGAACTCGCCCCGGGAGTTCGCCCGCTTCACCGGCCAGGTGCTGCCGATCCTGCGCGAGCGCGGGGTCGTGCGCAGCGACTACGAGGCCAGCACGCTGCGCGGCAACCTCGGGCTCCCCATCCCCGCCAACCGTCACACCGCCGTGCCGGCGTCCGCCGTCTCATGA
- a CDS encoding alpha/beta hydrolase, whose protein sequence is MTDHFPPPGLNTRGTVLVVPGRGENPRTYARLGARLAADAYHVRVLTHVDEVAGAAADPDLVRPLVLIGADTGAASVGALVAGDDAAADAVVLAGLPGYGARTAQDWDDELDTRTHCPTHRGVLNAEPTPGALSTEVDSALLDAAYGSTADLPHLLLVGDADPYADRAALTRVAKALPRARLAVVREGHHDVLNDLQHRSVAAEIVTFLEALRSSDPLVPFVGIESSAW, encoded by the coding sequence ATGACCGACCACTTCCCCCCGCCGGGCCTGAACACCCGCGGCACGGTGCTCGTCGTCCCCGGCCGGGGCGAGAACCCGCGCACCTACGCCCGCCTCGGCGCCCGCCTGGCCGCCGACGCCTACCACGTGCGTGTCCTGACGCACGTCGACGAGGTCGCCGGCGCCGCCGCCGACCCCGACCTGGTGCGCCCGCTCGTGCTGATCGGCGCGGACACCGGAGCGGCGTCGGTGGGCGCCCTGGTGGCCGGCGACGACGCCGCCGCCGACGCGGTCGTCCTGGCCGGCCTACCCGGGTACGGAGCCCGGACCGCGCAGGACTGGGACGACGAACTCGACACCCGGACGCACTGTCCCACCCACCGCGGGGTGCTCAACGCCGAGCCGACGCCCGGAGCGCTGAGCACCGAGGTCGACAGCGCGCTGCTCGACGCCGCCTACGGCAGCACGGCCGACCTCCCCCACCTGCTGCTCGTCGGTGACGCCGACCCGTACGCCGACCGGGCCGCGCTCACCCGGGTCGCCAAGGCTCTGCCCAGGGCACGGCTCGCGGTGGTGCGCGAGGGCCACCACGACGTCCTCAACGACCTCCAGCACCGGTCGGTGGCGGCGGAGATCGTCACGTTCCTGGAGGCACTGCGCAGTTCCGATCCGCTGGTGCCGTTCGTCGGCATCGAGTCGAGCGCGTGGTGA
- a CDS encoding ABC transporter permease: MLRRILTLRAGRLAVGILLVVALLAILGPWVAPDVPTAKPLQGVSGAHWLGTDYLGRDVFSRLLVGSRDSVLGSVLVALVALVVGVVPGLLSVLLGRVFEWTTLRLVDTLVALPFLVFAVAVTALLGNGLTQAMLVTGVLVSPLFYRVTRAATLAVAHSQYVEAARISGASIGWIIRRHVWAKVLPPIAVALAQTIGVGFIIVSSLTFLGIGVQPPAPTWGGLLASDLNYLHYRPFAPLAPALLIMATVWASNLLADAIRDVSGAAGRALIDARKVAAR; encoded by the coding sequence ATGCTCCGACGAATCCTCACGCTCCGGGCCGGCCGGCTGGCCGTCGGCATCCTGCTCGTGGTGGCGCTGCTGGCGATCCTCGGACCGTGGGTCGCCCCCGACGTCCCGACCGCGAAGCCGCTCCAGGGCGTCTCCGGTGCGCACTGGCTCGGTACCGACTACCTCGGCCGGGACGTGTTCAGCCGGCTGCTCGTCGGTTCCCGCGACAGCGTCCTCGGTTCGGTGCTCGTCGCGCTGGTGGCGCTCGTCGTCGGGGTGGTCCCCGGCCTGCTCTCGGTGCTGCTCGGGCGGGTGTTCGAGTGGACGACGCTGCGCCTGGTCGACACGCTCGTCGCGTTGCCGTTCCTGGTGTTCGCGGTCGCGGTCACGGCGCTGCTGGGCAACGGGCTCACCCAGGCCATGCTGGTCACCGGCGTGCTGGTGTCCCCGCTGTTCTACCGGGTGACGCGCGCGGCGACCCTCGCCGTCGCGCACTCCCAGTACGTGGAGGCGGCCCGGATCTCCGGCGCCTCGATCGGGTGGATCATCCGCCGCCACGTCTGGGCCAAGGTGCTCCCGCCGATCGCGGTCGCGCTCGCGCAGACGATCGGCGTCGGGTTCATCATCGTCTCCAGCCTGACGTTCCTCGGCATCGGCGTGCAGCCACCCGCGCCGACCTGGGGCGGGCTGCTGGCCTCGGACCTGAACTACCTGCACTACCGGCCGTTCGCGCCGCTCGCGCCCGCGCTGCTGATCATGGCGACGGTCTGGGCGTCCAACCTCCTGGCCGACGCCATCCGCGACGTCTCCGGCGCGGCCGGGCGGGCCCTGATCGACGCTCGGAAGGTGGCCGCCCGATGA
- a CDS encoding cupin domain-containing protein: MSHPFHVPAGSRTPSGVVLPADIDPFHRRLHRIAPAGLVGDTTQTTGMRRREAISGKTVGARNLWMGQTHVPASTNSANHHHGASETAIYVVSGHPAFVFLDLEGEEPVETRVQTAPGDYVFVPPWVPHREENPDPDAEAVVVIARTTQEAIVVNLDELSWTGVTPDRPA; the protein is encoded by the coding sequence ATGAGCCACCCGTTCCACGTTCCCGCCGGTTCCCGGACGCCCAGCGGGGTCGTGCTCCCGGCCGACATCGACCCGTTCCACCGCCGGCTGCACCGCATCGCCCCGGCCGGCCTCGTCGGCGACACCACCCAGACCACGGGGATGCGCCGGCGCGAGGCGATCAGCGGCAAGACCGTGGGCGCGCGGAACCTCTGGATGGGGCAGACGCACGTCCCGGCGTCGACGAACTCGGCCAACCACCACCACGGCGCGTCGGAGACCGCGATCTACGTCGTGTCCGGCCACCCGGCGTTCGTGTTCCTCGACCTCGAGGGCGAGGAACCGGTGGAGACGCGGGTGCAGACCGCGCCGGGCGACTACGTGTTCGTGCCGCCGTGGGTTCCGCACCGCGAGGAGAACCCCGACCCGGACGCCGAAGCCGTCGTGGTGATCGCCCGCACCACCCAGGAGGCGATCGTGGTCAACCTCGACGAGCTGAGCTGGACCGGCGTCACCCCAGACCGCCCCGCTTGA
- a CDS encoding ABC transporter permease — MTIAVNAPLVLSGVRARRAAGRVLVTVARSLAIFAPVFLVATFVTFTLRALSGLSPAHTQLGEDATPEAVARIEHEWGLDQPFLVQYWNWLGDVLRGDLGRSWSNGVSVSQLIAEGLAISLSVAVLAMLIGVVFGFGFGALAALRRGTWIDRAITGVLTVFSIAPPFVIGILLVEIFAVGLGWFPSGGYIPLEVGFSPWLGHLMLPALALSFDAIADVARQLRAGLVGAYSENYVTGAVVRGLGHRRIFVRHVLPNGVGPALAVLGLKFPVIIGASVVTEWIFGLQGFGRFANDAAQAGDVPEVQGVLVVSIVLVVSFNLIVNLVLGKITPASHRGV; from the coding sequence ATGACGATCGCGGTGAATGCCCCGCTCGTTCTGTCGGGGGTCAGGGCGCGACGGGCGGCCGGCCGCGTCCTGGTCACCGTCGCCCGCTCGCTCGCGATCTTCGCACCCGTCTTCCTGGTCGCGACGTTCGTGACGTTCACGCTCCGGGCCCTGAGCGGCCTGAGCCCGGCGCACACCCAGCTGGGCGAGGACGCCACCCCGGAGGCGGTGGCCCGGATCGAGCACGAGTGGGGCCTCGACCAGCCGTTCCTGGTGCAGTACTGGAACTGGCTCGGCGACGTCCTGCGCGGTGACCTCGGCCGCAGCTGGTCGAACGGGGTGAGCGTCTCGCAGCTGATCGCCGAGGGGCTCGCGATCAGCCTGTCGGTGGCCGTGCTCGCGATGCTCATCGGCGTGGTCTTCGGCTTCGGTTTCGGCGCCCTGGCCGCGCTCCGCCGCGGAACCTGGATCGACCGGGCGATCACCGGCGTGCTCACCGTCTTCTCGATCGCGCCGCCGTTCGTGATCGGCATCCTGCTCGTCGAGATCTTCGCGGTCGGGCTGGGGTGGTTCCCCTCCGGCGGGTACATCCCGCTCGAGGTCGGCTTCTCCCCCTGGCTCGGGCACCTGATGCTGCCCGCGCTCGCGCTGAGCTTCGACGCGATCGCCGACGTGGCCCGGCAGCTACGGGCCGGGCTGGTCGGCGCGTACTCGGAGAACTACGTCACCGGCGCGGTCGTGCGCGGGTTGGGCCACCGGCGGATCTTCGTCCGCCACGTGCTGCCCAACGGCGTCGGTCCGGCGCTGGCCGTGCTCGGGTTGAAGTTCCCGGTGATCATCGGCGCCTCCGTCGTCACCGAATGGATCTTCGGCCTGCAGGGCTTCGGGCGCTTCGCCAACGACGCCGCCCAGGCCGGTGACGTGCCCGAGGTGCAGGGCGTGCTGGTCGTCTCGATCGTGCTCGTCGTGAGCTTCAACCTGATCGTCAACCTGGTGCTCGGCAAGATCACGCCGGCCTCGCATCGAGGGGTCTAG
- a CDS encoding ABC transporter ATP-binding protein has protein sequence MSEPILKVADLSVSYGRHQVLHGVSLDVRPGETVGIIGETGSGKSTLARAVLGLVPASAGSISVDGSDVTRFSTRKWRAFRRRGVVQYVFQDPLRSLDPDLTIADSLIEPLLVRGVPRAEALAGAAALLERVKLSAELLDRLPSAISGGQRQRVAVARALITDPALVILDEPVSALDSANRVLVLEILKSLEAALVFISHDLGSVAGIADRIGVIYQGELVEDRPTRDLITAPSHAYSRLLVSSVPTLRSASSDRTEREELRALLSV, from the coding sequence ATGTCTGAGCCGATCCTGAAGGTCGCGGACCTCTCCGTCTCCTACGGCCGGCACCAGGTGCTGCACGGCGTCTCGCTGGACGTGCGTCCGGGCGAGACCGTCGGCATCATCGGTGAGACGGGGTCGGGCAAGTCGACGCTGGCCCGCGCGGTGCTCGGCCTGGTGCCGGCGTCGGCGGGGAGCATCTCGGTCGACGGCTCCGACGTCACCCGCTTCTCGACGCGCAAGTGGCGGGCGTTCCGCCGCCGGGGCGTCGTCCAGTACGTCTTCCAGGACCCGCTGCGCAGCCTCGACCCGGACCTGACGATCGCCGACTCGCTGATCGAGCCGCTGCTGGTGCGGGGCGTGCCGCGGGCCGAGGCGCTGGCCGGGGCCGCCGCGCTGCTGGAGCGGGTGAAGCTCTCCGCGGAGCTGCTCGACCGGCTGCCCAGCGCGATCTCGGGCGGGCAGCGCCAGCGGGTGGCGGTGGCCCGCGCGCTGATCACCGACCCCGCGCTGGTCATCCTCGACGAGCCGGTCAGCGCGCTGGACTCGGCGAACCGCGTGCTCGTGCTCGAGATCCTCAAGTCGTTGGAGGCCGCGCTGGTCTTCATCTCCCACGACCTGGGGTCGGTGGCCGGGATCGCCGACCGCATCGGCGTGATCTACCAGGGCGAACTGGTCGAGGACCGCCCGACGCGCGACCTGATCACCGCGCCGTCGCACGCGTACAGCCGGTTGCTCGTCAGCTCCGTGCCGACGCTGAGGTCCGCGTCCTCCGACCGCACCGAACGAGAAGAGCTCCGCGCGCTTCTCTCCGTCTGA
- a CDS encoding acyl-CoA dehydrogenase family protein, translating into MVLSAEEHEVVATVREFVDRDVKPVVRDLEHADTYPEALIEQMKQLGVFGLAIPEPWGEAPVTMPCYALVTAELARGWMSLAGAMGGHTVVAKLLLTYGTAEQKDRYLPRMATGELRATMALTEPGGGSDLQNLATLARRSPDGWTINGTKTWISNARRSGLIALLCKTDPEAEPKHRGISVLLVEPGPGLTVSKDLPKLGYKGVEACELLFDDKRVPADAVLGGEPGRGFAQMMKGLETGRIQVAARALGVGQAAFDDALRYAQERESFGKPIWQHQSIGNYLADMATKLTAARQLILFAAEKFESGERCDLEAGMAKLFASETAMQVALDAVRIHGGYGYSREFDVERYFRDAPLMIVGEGTNEIQRNVIAAQLVKRGGLG; encoded by the coding sequence ATTGTGCTGAGCGCGGAAGAGCACGAGGTCGTCGCGACCGTCCGGGAGTTCGTCGACCGCGACGTCAAGCCGGTCGTCCGCGACCTGGAGCACGCCGACACCTACCCGGAAGCACTCATCGAGCAGATGAAACAGCTCGGCGTCTTCGGGCTCGCGATCCCGGAGCCGTGGGGCGAGGCGCCCGTGACGATGCCGTGTTACGCGCTCGTCACCGCGGAGCTCGCGCGGGGCTGGATGTCGCTGGCCGGGGCGATGGGCGGGCACACCGTCGTCGCGAAGCTGCTGCTCACGTACGGCACGGCGGAGCAGAAGGACCGGTATCTGCCCCGGATGGCCACCGGCGAGCTGCGGGCGACGATGGCGCTCACCGAGCCGGGCGGCGGCTCGGACCTGCAGAACCTGGCCACGCTCGCTCGGCGCTCCCCGGACGGCTGGACGATCAACGGCACCAAGACCTGGATCTCCAACGCCCGCCGCTCCGGTCTGATCGCGCTGCTGTGCAAGACCGACCCGGAGGCCGAGCCGAAGCACCGGGGCATCTCGGTTCTCCTCGTCGAACCCGGCCCCGGCCTCACCGTCTCGAAGGACCTGCCGAAACTCGGCTACAAAGGCGTCGAGGCGTGCGAGCTCCTCTTCGACGACAAGCGCGTTCCGGCCGACGCGGTGCTGGGCGGCGAGCCGGGCCGCGGGTTCGCCCAGATGATGAAAGGCCTGGAGACCGGTCGCATCCAGGTCGCGGCGCGTGCGCTCGGCGTCGGACAGGCGGCTTTCGACGACGCGCTGCGCTACGCGCAGGAGCGGGAGTCGTTCGGCAAGCCGATCTGGCAGCACCAGTCGATCGGCAACTACCTGGCCGACATGGCCACCAAGCTCACCGCCGCCCGGCAGCTGATCCTGTTCGCGGCGGAGAAGTTCGAGTCCGGCGAGCGCTGCGACCTGGAGGCCGGCATGGCGAAGCTGTTCGCCTCCGAGACCGCGATGCAGGTCGCGCTCGACGCGGTGCGCATCCACGGGGGATACGGCTACTCCCGCGAGTTCGACGTCGAGCGCTACTTCCGGGACGCGCCGCTGATGATCGTCGGCGAGGGCACCAACGAGATCCAGCGCAACGTCATCGCCGCGCAGCTGGTCAAGCGGGGCGGTCTGGGGTGA